From a single Capsicum annuum cultivar UCD-10X-F1 chromosome 12, UCD10Xv1.1, whole genome shotgun sequence genomic region:
- the LOC107848789 gene encoding pentatricopeptide repeat-containing protein At2g01510, mitochondrial-like: MVLNGMKHDTVSFVGVLSACATISAIKQGKEIHAFAVRRLFHEHLFVSNSLLDLNTKCERIDLSRKVFDSIENRDVASWNTMIFGYGMLGDLHTAIDMFEAMREDGVEHDSVSYIAVLSACSHGGLVDKGKKYFNDMLARNIEPSQMHYACMVDLRGRSGLMDEATNLITGLPFKPDSNVWAALLGACRLHGNVDLGSWAAVSSWVLCSSLKYVR, encoded by the coding sequence ATGGTGCTGAATGGGATGAAGCACGATACCGTTTCCTTTGTTGGAGTTCTCTCGGCTTGTGCGACTATTTCGGCGATTAAACAAGGAAAGGAAATCCATGCATTTGCGGTGAGAAGATTGTTTCATGAACATCTCTTTGTCTCAAATTCTCTCTTGGATTTGAATACAAAATGTGAACGGATTGATCTTTCTCGAAAGGTTTTTGATAGTATTGAGAACAGGGATGTAGCATCGTGGAATACGATGATTTTCGGGTATGGGATGCTCGGTGATTTACATACTGCGATTGATATGTTTGAAGCCATGCGAGAGGATGGTGTTGAACATGATTCGGTCTCATATATTGCTGTGCTATCAGCATGTAGTCATGGGGGATTAGTTGATAAGGGAAAGAAATACTTTAATGACATGCTCGCTCGTAACATTGAACCATCACAGATGCACTACGCTTGCATGGTTGATCTTCGTGGTCGTTCTGGGCTTATGGATGAGGCCACTAATCTTATTACTGGTCTACCATTTAAACCAGATTCCAATGTTTGGGCTGCACTACTTGGAGCATGCCGACTCCATGGAAATGTAGACTTGGGTTCTTGGGCAGCCGTATCATCCTGGGTACTATGCTCTTCTCTCAAATATGTACGCTGA
- the LOC107851321 gene encoding pentatricopeptide repeat-containing protein At5g12100, mitochondrial: protein MNIQYLSNTCMKILHTIFTIIPQEFHTANMHNLHRFDKLATTINPPLTCKFFRSSTPFFHQQQINENLPQNDLQEHLKNLQNHLQQQHTEAAKQILNTLIQENSVSQLYTHFQDSPTKPHFSNLLFSVYLESKMVKQAEELYFMLRGDVKFVSLSSLNVLLESLISLRLYKNCLDVFNDVIKWGVRVDGFSYAKGIESAVKLGDLGKALKLMNSMRDCGVRVDNFVYNVVIGGSCKERRVFDARRLFDEMVERRVRRCTMTYNVLMDGYCKIGKVDEAFKLKKMMREDNVEPNIVTFNTLVGGLCRLGKMEEADCVVEEMKSYGFVPNGYTYSALFDGFLRCDDVDSSLALYEETVKRGVQLNEYASNGLLNGLCKKGRTDKAAEILKKMRENGLAPKEMLFNTVLNGYCKEGNMEKAFSTIDEMETSGVKPSCFTFNVMITKFCELGMMEKVNEWLRKMLEKSVSPNMQTYNILINKYGRMRDFVRCFEFLEEMENNGLKPDVITYGSLINSLCKDHRLLEADVVLNDMISRGVKPNAKIYNMLIEGHCMKGNLADAFRCLEKMLESGEEATLVTYNILLNGLCKKFRIKEAEELLALIQLRGLTPNVITYNSLISGYSDAGDTEKCFELYKKMKTSGIKPTIVTIHPLIKVCRKGKNALVLIEKIVQEMSRMDLSPPPDRLVYNELIYCYALHGEVEKSLSTHVEMVEQGIPSDKKTYYSLIMAHLKAGNCQEAKNLVDQMKANNIVLNDETYNILIEGHCKLEDFSGAYVWYREMVDNGLLPVVNICNELVSGLREEGRLEEAQIICSEMSSKGIGECNTNEELTAVVKA from the coding sequence ATGAACATACAGTATTTATCTAATACTTGTATGAAGATTTTACATACAATATTTACAATAATTCCACAAGAATTTCACACAGCCAATATGCACAATCTTCATCGTTTTGACAAACTTGCCACCACCATTAACCCTCCATTAACCTGCAAGTTCTTTCGTTCATCCACTCCATTTTTTCACCAACAACAAATCAATGAAAACCTACCTCAAAATGATCTTCAAGAACACCTCAAAAACCTTCAAAATCATCTCCAACAACAACACACAGAAGCTGCAAAGCAAATATTGAACACCCTTATTCAAGAAAACTCAGTTTCACAGCTCTATACTCACTTTCAAGATTCCCCTACAAAACCCCATTTTTCAAATTTGCTGTTTTCAGTTTATTTGGAGTCAAAAATGGTGAAACAAGCTGAAGAATtgtattttatgttgaggggtgatGTAAAGTTTGTGTCTTTATCAAGTTTGAATGTGTTGCTTGAATCTTTGATTAGTTTAAGGTTGTATAAAAACTGTCTTGATGTTTTTAATGATGTAATAAAATGGGGTGTTAGGGTTGATGGTTTTAGTTATGCGAAGGGTATTGAGTCTGCTGTGAAGTTAGGGGATTTGGGTAAGGCTTTGAAGTTGATGAATAGTATGAGGGATTGTGGGGTGAGGGTGGATAATTTTGTGTATAATGTAGTTATAGGTGGGTCGTGTAAAGAGAGGAGAGTTTTCGATGCGCGGAGGCTGTTTGATGAAATGGTTGAGAGAAGAGTGAGGAGGTGTACGATGACGTATAATGTGCTTATGGATGGGTATTGTAAGATTGGGAAGGTGGATGAGGCTTTTAAGTTGAAGAAAATGATGAGGGAGGATAATGTGGAGCCGAATATTGTGACGTTTAATACGTTGGTTGGTGGACTTTGTAGGTTAGGAAAGATGGAGGAAGCAGATTGTGTAGTTGAGGAAATGAAGAGTTATGGATTTGTGCCCAATGGTTATACGTATAGTGCACTTTTCGATGGGTTTTTGAGGTGTGATGATGTTGATTCCTCGTTAGCGTTGTATGAAGAAACTGTTAAGAGAGGGGTGCAGTTGAATGAGTATGCGAGTAATGGTTTGTTGAATGGATTGTGCAAGAAAGGGAGGACGGATAAGGCTGCGGAGATTTTGAAGAAGATGAGGGAAAATGGCCTTGCTCCTAAGGAGATGTTGTTTAATACCGTTTTGAATGGGTATTGCAAAGAGGGAAATATGGAGAAGGCTTTTTCAACTATCGACGAAATGGAAACTTCTGGAGTGAAGCCGAGTTGTTTCACATTTAATGTTATGATTACCAAATTCTGTGAATTGGGTATGATGGAAAAGGTAAACGAATGGTTAAGGAAAATGCTCGAGAAGTCAGTTTCCCCCAACATGCAGACATATAACATCTTAATCAATAAATATGGGCGCATGAGGGATTTTGTGAGGTGTTTTGAGTTTCTTGAGGAGATGGAAAATAATGGATTGAAGCCCGATGTAATTACCTACGGTTCGCTAATCAATTCTTTGTGCAAGGATCATAGGCTTCTTGAAGCCGATGTTGTCCTAAACGACATGATCAGTAGAGGGGTCAAGCCAAATGCAAAGATCTATAATATGCTTATTGAAGGACATTGTATGAAAGGAAACCTTGCTGATGCTTTTCGATGTCTTGAGAAGATGCTAGAAAGTGGCGAAGAAGCAACACTCGTTACGTACAATATTCTATTGAATGGGCTTTGCAAAAAGTTTAGGATCAAAGAAGCCGAGGAATTGCTTGCGCTGATTCAACTCAGAGGTCTTACTCCAAATGTTATCACATACAATTCGTTAATCTCTGGGTATTCGGATGCTGGGGATACCGAAAAGTGTTTTGAACTGTATAAGAAGATGAAAACCTCTGGCATAAAACCTACAATCGTTACAATCCATCCTCTAATTAAAGTGTGCAGAAAGGGAAAGAATGCACTGGTGTTAATCGAGAAAATTGTTCAAGAAATGTCCCGGATGGATCTTTCTCCTCCTCCTGACCGACTGGTATATAACGAGCTCATCTATTGCTATGCGCTGCATGGAGAGGTTGAAAAATCACTTTCTACACATGTAGAGATGGTGGAACAAGGAATTCCTTCTGATAAGAAGACGTATTATAGCTTGATTATGGCACATTTGAAAGCGGGAAACTGTCAAGAAGCCAAGAATCTTGTCGATCAGATGAAGGCTAACAATATTGTTCTCAATGATGAaacttataatattttgattGAAGGGCATTGCAAACTTGAAGATTTTTCTGGTGCATACGTTTGGTATAGAGAGATGGTTGACAATGGTCTTCTCCCCGTAGTCAATATTTGTAATGAGTTAGTATCTGGCCTTCGAGAGGAAGGAAGATTGGAAGAGGCACAGATTATATGTTCAGAAATGAGTTCTAAAGGAATCGGAGAGTGCAATACAAACGAGGAGCTTACTGCTGTTGTGAAAGCATAG
- the LOC107850856 gene encoding serine/threonine-protein kinase BSK7, with amino-acid sequence MGCESSKLASCCWTGESGPIHEAQNPDEEKNEVSDSPAFCEFTFEQLRIATSAFAVENIVSEHGEKAPNIVYKGKLENQWPVAVKRFNRSAWPDSRQFLEEARAVGQLRNNRLANLLGCCCEGDERLLVAEFMPSETLAKHLFHWDTQPMKWAMRLRVALYIAQALEHCTGKGRALYHDLNAYRILFGEDGDPRLSCFGLMKNSRDGKSYSTNLAFTPPEYLRTGRITPESVIFSFGTLLLDLLSGKHIPPSHALDLIKDRNLEMLTDSCLEGQFSTDDGTELVRIASRCLQYEPRERPNLKSLVAALYPLQKEAEVPSHVLMGISHDGETMPLSPLGEACLKTDLTAIHEILEALAYKDDGGAATELSFQMWTDLMLETLNSKKKGDVAFKNKDFNAAIECYTQFIDVGTVASPTVYARRSLSYLMSDMPQEALNDTVQAQVISPVWHIASYLQAAALFTLGRENEAQIALREAAILEEEKNTPS; translated from the exons ATGGGCTGTGAAAGTTCTAAGCTTGCCTCGTGTTGCTGGACAGGAGAAAGTGGACCCATTCACGAGGCTCAAAATCCTG ATGAGGAAAAAAATGAAGTTAGTGATTCACCTGCATTTTGCGAGTTTACATTCGAGCAACTCAGGATAGCTACATCTGCATTTGCTGTAGAGAATATAGTTTCGGAACATGGTGAAAAGGCTCCTAATATTGTTTATAAAGGAAAGCTAGAGAACCAGTGGCCGGTTGCTGTTAAACGCTTCAACAGATCTGCATGGCCTGATTCCCGGCAGTTTTTA GAAGAAGCAAGGGCCGTCGGTCAACTCCGCAACAATAGGTTGGCAAATCTTCTCGGCTGTTGCTGCGAGGGCGATGAGAGGTTGCTAGTTGCAGAATTCATGCCCAGCGAGACGCTTGCAAAGCATCTTTTTCATT GGGACACACAACCAATGAAGTGGGCAATGCGGTTAAGGGTGGCGTTGTATATTGCACAGGCTCTTGAACATTGTACAGGCAAAGGACGAGCGCTTTATCATGATCTTAATGCTTATAGAATATTATTCGGTGAA GATGGTGATCCCCGACTCTCTTGCTTTGGTTTGATGAAGAACAGTCGAGATGGAAAAAGTTACAGCACAAACTTGGCATTTACTCCTCCCGAGTATTTGAGGACAG GAAGAATCACCCCGGAGAGTGTGATATTTAGCTTCGGGACACTTTTGCTCGACCTTCTCAGTGGAAAGCACATCCCTCCTAGCCAT GCGCTGGATTTGATAAAAGACCGGAATCTTGAGATGCTAACTGATTCTTGCTTAGAAGGTCAATTTTCTACTGATGACGGAACTGAATTGGTAAGGATTGCTTCAAGATGTCTCCAATACGAGCCTCGTGAGCGGCCGAATCTGAAGTCTTTAGTTGCTGCATTATATCCTCTTCAAAAAGAAGCTGAG GTTCCCTCTCATGTATTGATGGGTATATCACATGATGGCGAAACTATGCCTCTGTCTCCGCTTGGTGAAGCTTGTCTGAAAACGGACTTGACCGCTATCCATGAGATTTTAGAAGCACTTGCATACAAAGATGATGGGGGAGCAGCTACCGAG CTTTCATTTCAGATGTGGACAGATCTGATGCTGGAAACGTTGAACTCAAAGAAAAAGGGTGATGTCGCTTTCAAGAACAAAGATTTCAATGCTGCCATTGAATGCTATACGCAG TTTATCGATGTTGGAACCGTGGCCTCACCAACTGTATACGCTCGTCGTAGTCTGTCCTATCTCATGAGTGACATGCCACAAGAAGCTCTTAATGATACAGTACAAGCACAAGTGATATCTCCTGTTTGGCATATTGCATCATATCTCCAGGCTGCTGCTCTTTTCACATTGGGAAGAGAAAACGAAGCGCAAATCGCTCTCAGAGAGGCTGCCATACTCGAAGAAGAGAAAAACACGCCTTCTTGA